In a single window of the Candidatus Nanosynbacter featherlites genome:
- the rny gene encoding ribonuclease Y, whose amino-acid sequence MAGIVIGALVGASLGAGALYGYQTVRRSQAKSQIDKDLANAKTKASDIVLKAKDEALKIENERRREWQKTENRLADREKTLDNKLEELDRRSEKLRAHEDEIDDLKNEIRQIRTRQQEKLEKIAGLKKKDAAEKLMQMTERDIRDDLTKLVAKLQHEAMDDAEERAQTILLTAMERMSSEVTAERTVTAVKLTDDEMKGRIIGKEGRNIQALQRATGVDILVDDTPGMVVLSSFDPIRRQVARLSLEMLMKDGRIHPARIEEVVAKAQKQIDKEVKQAGEDAMREAGVVGIPKEMLRLLGELKFRTSYGQNVLKHSTEMAQMAGMIAEEIGADVRISKIATLLHDSGKAVTHKIEGKHHHIAAELARKYGMDERIAHAIEAHHDDIEATTPEALVVRVVDAASAARPGARNISAENFAERMRDLENVATSFEGIDKAYAISAGREVRVIVKPEKIDDLSAIKLSRDIATKIESTMQYPGTIKVNVIRETRAVEFAK is encoded by the coding sequence ATGGCAGGAATTGTCATTGGCGCACTTGTTGGGGCCAGTTTAGGCGCGGGCGCGCTCTATGGATATCAAACAGTACGTCGTTCACAGGCGAAGTCGCAAATTGATAAAGATTTGGCGAACGCAAAAACCAAAGCGAGTGACATCGTTCTCAAGGCAAAAGATGAGGCACTGAAAATTGAGAATGAGCGTCGTCGAGAGTGGCAAAAAACGGAAAATCGTCTGGCGGACCGTGAAAAGACGCTTGATAACAAGCTTGAAGAGCTGGACCGTCGGTCAGAAAAATTACGGGCGCACGAAGATGAGATTGATGATCTGAAAAATGAGATTCGGCAAATTCGTACTCGTCAGCAGGAAAAATTGGAAAAAATTGCTGGCCTGAAAAAGAAAGATGCAGCCGAAAAATTGATGCAGATGACTGAGCGTGACATTCGTGATGACCTCACCAAATTGGTCGCAAAATTGCAGCACGAGGCCATGGACGATGCTGAAGAGCGGGCTCAGACTATTTTACTCACCGCCATGGAGCGAATGAGCAGTGAAGTAACAGCTGAGCGCACCGTGACGGCGGTGAAACTGACTGATGATGAGATGAAAGGCCGCATCATCGGTAAGGAAGGTCGTAATATTCAGGCGTTGCAGCGTGCCACTGGTGTCGACATTTTGGTAGACGATACACCTGGTATGGTGGTGCTGTCGAGCTTTGACCCAATTCGTCGCCAGGTTGCACGTTTGAGTTTGGAGATGCTGATGAAAGATGGACGCATTCATCCAGCGCGCATTGAGGAAGTTGTTGCCAAGGCGCAAAAACAGATTGACAAAGAAGTCAAGCAGGCTGGTGAAGATGCCATGCGTGAAGCGGGTGTTGTTGGTATTCCAAAAGAAATGCTGCGCCTGTTGGGTGAATTGAAATTCCGGACCTCGTATGGTCAGAATGTGCTGAAGCATTCTACTGAAATGGCGCAGATGGCGGGGATGATCGCTGAGGAAATTGGCGCTGATGTTCGTATATCAAAGATCGCGACGTTGCTGCACGACTCTGGTAAGGCAGTGACGCACAAAATTGAAGGTAAACATCACCACATTGCGGCAGAATTGGCGCGCAAATACGGCATGGATGAGCGAATTGCACACGCTATTGAGGCACACCATGACGATATTGAAGCGACCACACCAGAGGCATTGGTGGTTCGCGTGGTAGACGCCGCTTCGGCAGCACGGCCAGGCGCACGTAACATCTCAGCGGAAAACTTTGCTGAACGTATGCGCGACTTGGAAAACGTAGCCACCAGCTTTGAAGGCATCGATAAGGCCTATGCAATTTCTGCCGGACGAGAAGTGCGGGTGATTGTCAAGCCAGAAAAGATTGATGACTTGAGTGCTATCAAATTGTCTCGTGATATTGCCACCAAGATCGAATCAACCATGCAATATCCAGGTACTATCAAAGTTAATGTTATCCGCGAAACGCGGGCAGTGGAGTTTGCGAAATAA
- the tsaB gene encoding tRNA (adenosine(37)-N6)-threonylcarbamoyltransferase complex dimerization subunit type 1 TsaB, translating into MLLLLDTSNPVCYVTLVGHESSVSYEWQADRTLAKGLLGFLRDSLAKQNTDIHALTGIGVMKGPGSFTGLRIGLTVANTLADGLQVPIVGATGENWQERALEKLRSGEDEKIVLPEYGSAAHITAPKK; encoded by the coding sequence ATGTTGTTATTGCTTGATACATCAAACCCAGTTTGCTACGTAACGCTTGTCGGTCACGAGAGTTCAGTGTCATATGAATGGCAAGCTGATCGTACGTTAGCCAAAGGACTGTTGGGCTTTCTTAGGGACAGCTTGGCCAAACAAAATACCGACATTCACGCGTTGACTGGTATTGGCGTGATGAAAGGGCCGGGCAGCTTTACTGGGTTGAGGATTGGGCTGACGGTGGCCAATACCCTGGCTGACGGTTTGCAGGTGCCAATCGTTGGCGCGACGGGTGAGAACTGGCAGGAACGAGCGTTGGAAAAATTGCGCTCTGGTGAAGACGAGAAAATTGTCCTACCAGAGTATGGTTCCGCAGCACACATTACTGCGCCAAAAAAATGA
- the tsaE gene encoding tRNA (adenosine(37)-N6)-threonylcarbamoyltransferase complex ATPase subunit type 1 TsaE — MKIYDETEMKALGRAIGQALAGGEVIELVGDVGAGKTTLTKGLAEGLAITEPIQSPTFTISRVYDARDGLRLCHYDFYRLGEAGIMGDEISEMMQEDLTITVIEWAGAVNEVLPSDRLVITIAATTETERQLEVTTNGTRSERLLSAVNAFFERR, encoded by the coding sequence GTGAAGATATATGATGAAACAGAGATGAAAGCATTGGGGCGGGCGATTGGTCAGGCACTGGCTGGTGGCGAGGTGATAGAGCTGGTTGGTGATGTGGGTGCTGGCAAGACCACACTGACCAAGGGCTTGGCAGAAGGGCTGGCAATTACCGAACCAATCCAAAGCCCAACATTTACTATTTCGCGCGTATATGACGCTCGTGATGGACTGCGCCTGTGTCATTATGATTTCTACCGCTTGGGTGAAGCTGGCATCATGGGCGATGAGATTTCTGAAATGATGCAAGAGGACTTAACCATCACGGTTATTGAATGGGCCGGCGCGGTTAATGAAGTACTGCCGAGTGACCGATTGGTGATCACAATTGCTGCCACTACTGAGACGGAGCGACAGCTGGAGGTTACCACTAATGGCACTCGTTCCGAACGACTTCTTAGTGCGGTTAATGCATTTTTTGAGAGGAGATAA
- a CDS encoding GspE/PulE family protein, with protein sequence MRISDNTIEKILKQGGILTESQLADLKTTAERSKRTLQETIIEDKVLEERELAKLVGDYIGTPFVEIEPKDIPDDVLKRIPEHIARQYNVVLFAVDEDGAPMLAMEDPDDVQALNFIQKEIGYNLRVFLATKSNILDCLENYRGDVNDELDEVIAIQRDDSDAENAKEEEFAEDSPIAQTVNLLLEYAIKSHASDIHIEPREEFVQVRYRIDGVLREVNKLPHNVLGALVSRIKILSNLKIDERRVPQDGRFKIKVSGKQYALRVSTLPIADGEKIVMRVLDESNQAISLDKLGYWGLSLATIKNAMAQPNGMILVTGPTGSGKSTSLFSVLSELNTPDVNISTIEDPVEYKIPGVNQTQTNAKAGMTFASGLRALLRQDPNIIMVGEIRDGETANLGVQAALTGHLVFSTLHTNNAATCLPRLLDMDIEPFLIASTVKAVIGQRLVRRLCQSCRQAYTPSQEELNYITQMFNITPESMPHLHELEEQAASESIGGDTPMGTTDATIVQLWKPSPEGCDECGHNGFKGRVGIYEVLGISVAIQKMITANATSNDIQEQAISEGMITMQMDGLIKSFRGVTTIEEILRATREQ encoded by the coding sequence ATGAGAATCTCAGATAATACGATTGAGAAAATTCTGAAACAGGGTGGGATCTTAACAGAATCGCAGCTTGCTGATTTAAAGACGACCGCCGAACGGTCCAAACGCACCCTGCAAGAGACCATCATTGAAGACAAGGTGTTAGAAGAACGCGAACTAGCCAAATTGGTTGGTGATTATATCGGGACGCCGTTTGTCGAGATTGAGCCAAAAGATATTCCTGATGACGTTCTAAAACGTATCCCAGAGCACATTGCTCGGCAGTACAATGTTGTGTTGTTTGCGGTTGATGAAGATGGCGCACCAATGCTAGCCATGGAAGATCCTGACGATGTGCAGGCTCTCAATTTTATCCAAAAAGAAATCGGCTATAACCTGCGTGTGTTCTTGGCGACGAAAAGCAATATTTTGGATTGTCTGGAAAATTATCGTGGTGATGTGAACGACGAGCTTGACGAAGTCATCGCCATCCAGAGGGACGATAGTGACGCCGAAAACGCCAAAGAAGAAGAATTTGCTGAAGATTCACCGATCGCACAGACCGTCAACCTGCTGCTCGAGTACGCCATCAAATCACATGCTTCCGACATCCACATTGAGCCACGCGAAGAATTTGTGCAGGTGCGATACCGCATCGATGGAGTACTCAGAGAGGTGAATAAATTGCCTCACAATGTTTTGGGAGCTCTGGTCAGCCGTATCAAGATTTTGTCAAATTTGAAAATCGACGAACGCCGTGTGCCGCAAGACGGCCGCTTCAAGATCAAAGTTTCAGGCAAGCAATACGCCTTGCGTGTATCAACACTGCCGATTGCCGACGGTGAAAAGATCGTCATGCGTGTGCTGGATGAATCAAACCAGGCGATTTCTCTGGATAAATTGGGCTATTGGGGCTTGTCCCTGGCAACTATCAAAAACGCCATGGCGCAGCCGAACGGTATGATCTTGGTGACCGGACCGACTGGTTCTGGAAAATCAACCTCCCTGTTTAGCGTGCTGTCAGAATTGAACACTCCTGATGTTAATATTTCAACCATTGAAGACCCAGTCGAATATAAAATTCCTGGCGTTAACCAGACCCAGACCAATGCCAAAGCCGGCATGACCTTTGCCTCGGGATTGCGCGCATTGCTCCGTCAAGACCCAAACATCATCATGGTTGGAGAGATTCGTGACGGCGAAACCGCTAACTTGGGCGTACAGGCGGCGCTGACTGGACACTTGGTGTTCTCGACCCTCCACACCAACAACGCCGCGACTTGTTTGCCGCGTTTACTCGACATGGATATTGAACCATTCTTGATCGCCAGTACCGTCAAAGCTGTCATCGGTCAGCGATTGGTGAGGCGCCTGTGTCAATCCTGCCGTCAAGCATACACCCCTAGCCAAGAAGAGCTAAATTATATCACCCAAATGTTCAACATCACGCCAGAGTCAATGCCACACCTTCACGAGCTCGAAGAACAAGCTGCGTCAGAGAGCATCGGTGGTGATACACCAATGGGCACGACAGACGCAACCATCGTTCAGCTGTGGAAGCCATCGCCTGAAGGCTGTGATGAATGTGGACACAATGGTTTCAAGGGTCGCGTTGGTATTTACGAAGTGTTGGGTATTTCTGTGGCCATTCAAAAGATGATCACTGCAAATGCCACCAGCAATGATATTCAAGAACAAGCGATTAGCGAAGGTATGATCACCATGCAGATGGATGGATTGATCAAATCATTCCGTGGCGTCACAACCATTGAGGAAATTTTACGTGCAACGAGGGAGCAATAA